The following coding sequences lie in one beta proteobacterium CB genomic window:
- a CDS encoding Cyclase/dehydrase — protein MADVYKTVLIGQSADRMYGLVTDVARYPEFLPWCGGVEIFEQSETVLDAKINIHFKGINQYFHTRNTNRRPETIDMVFVDGPFKHFSGQWNFIPLKEDACKVEFKLHWEFKSVILDKIIGPVFGHIAGTFVDCFVKRAEDLYG, from the coding sequence ATGGCAGACGTCTACAAGACCGTTTTAATTGGCCAATCAGCCGACCGCATGTATGGCTTAGTGACCGACGTTGCGCGCTACCCTGAGTTCCTGCCCTGGTGTGGCGGGGTGGAAATTTTTGAGCAATCTGAAACTGTTTTGGACGCCAAAATCAACATCCATTTCAAGGGTATTAATCAGTACTTTCATACTCGAAATACCAATCGCCGCCCTGAAACCATTGATATGGTCTTTGTGGATGGCCCATTCAAGCATTTTTCCGGTCAGTGGAACTTCATTCCGCTCAAGGAAGATGCTTGTAAGGTGGAATTTAAGCTCCATTGGGAGTTCAAGAGCGTCATCTTAGATAAGATCATTGGCCCAGTATTTGGCCATATTGCAGGTACCTTTGTAGATTGCTTCGTAAAGCGAGCTGAAGACCTTTATGGCTAA
- the guaA gene encoding bifunctional GMP synthase/glutamine amidotransferase protein, with product MHDKILILDFGSQVTQLIARRVRDARVYSEIHPYDCDPEFIRKFIQEQGGKGIILSGGPSSVTEDGSPRAPQIVFELGVPVLGICYGMQTMATQLGGAVASAESLGKAREFGYSEVRAHGHTNLLKGIQDFSTSEGHGILKVWMSHGDSVTTLPPAFKLMASTESCPIAGMADEERQFYAFQFHPEVTHTLQGEAILARFVHDICKCKPDWVMGDYISEAVEHIRKQVGDEEVILGLSGGVDSSVAAALIHRAIGEQLTCVFVDHGLLRLNEGDMVMEMFARNLGVKVIRVDAKEKFMSELAGVADPEAKRKIIGKEFVEIFQTESGKIKNAKWLAQGTIYPDVIESAGKGKKGAHTIKSHHNVGGLPEDMHLKLLEPLRELFKDEVRELGVALGLPREMVYRHPFPGPGLGVRILGEVKTEFASLLQRADAIFIEELRNTIDEASQKSWYDLTSQAFAVFLPVKSVGVMGDGRTYEYVVALRAVQTQDFMTAHWAHLPHDLLGKVSNRIINEVRGINRVVYDISGKPPATIEWE from the coding sequence GTGCACGACAAAATACTGATTCTCGACTTTGGTTCACAAGTCACCCAATTGATTGCCAGACGCGTGCGTGATGCCCGCGTCTATTCTGAAATCCATCCCTACGATTGCGATCCAGAATTTATTCGTAAATTCATTCAAGAGCAGGGTGGTAAAGGAATTATTCTTTCTGGTGGGCCAAGCTCGGTTACAGAAGACGGAAGTCCTCGTGCGCCGCAAATTGTTTTCGAATTAGGTGTCCCAGTTCTCGGTATTTGCTACGGTATGCAAACCATGGCGACCCAACTCGGTGGCGCCGTTGCTTCTGCAGAGTCCTTGGGTAAAGCCCGTGAATTTGGTTACTCTGAAGTACGTGCCCATGGCCACACCAATTTGCTGAAAGGCATTCAAGACTTCTCCACTAGCGAGGGTCACGGCATTCTCAAGGTGTGGATGAGTCATGGCGACTCGGTAACGACACTACCACCAGCTTTTAAGCTAATGGCTTCAACCGAGTCTTGCCCAATTGCTGGTATGGCTGATGAAGAGCGTCAATTCTACGCATTCCAGTTCCATCCAGAAGTAACACATACCTTGCAAGGCGAGGCCATCTTGGCTCGCTTTGTGCACGATATTTGCAAGTGCAAGCCTGACTGGGTAATGGGCGACTACATTAGCGAAGCAGTTGAGCACATCCGTAAGCAAGTTGGCGATGAAGAAGTCATTCTGGGCTTGTCTGGCGGCGTTGACTCTAGTGTGGCGGCGGCATTAATTCACCGTGCAATTGGTGAGCAACTCACCTGCGTATTTGTTGATCATGGTTTGCTGCGTTTAAACGAAGGCGACATGGTGATGGAAATGTTTGCCCGCAACCTCGGCGTCAAAGTCATTCGTGTAGATGCCAAAGAGAAGTTTATGTCTGAGCTTGCTGGTGTTGCTGATCCAGAAGCGAAACGCAAAATCATTGGTAAAGAATTCGTTGAGATTTTCCAAACAGAGTCTGGCAAGATTAAAAATGCCAAGTGGCTTGCTCAGGGAACTATTTATCCAGACGTGATTGAGTCTGCCGGTAAAGGTAAAAAGGGCGCGCATACGATTAAGAGTCACCACAATGTGGGTGGCCTGCCTGAAGATATGCATCTCAAATTGCTTGAGCCATTACGTGAGTTGTTTAAAGATGAAGTGCGTGAGCTTGGTGTTGCTTTAGGTTTGCCACGTGAGATGGTCTATCGCCATCCATTCCCGGGGCCTGGTCTTGGTGTGCGCATCTTAGGTGAAGTCAAAACAGAATTCGCTAGCCTCTTACAACGTGCTGATGCCATCTTCATTGAAGAGTTGCGCAATACGATTGATGAAGCAAGTCAAAAATCTTGGTACGACCTTACTAGTCAAGCCTTTGCAGTGTTCTTGCCAGTGAAGTCTGTAGGCGTTATGGGTGACGGTCGAACCTATGAATACGTTGTCGCTCTCAGAGCGGTTCAAACGCAAGACTTTATGACTGCGCATTGGGCTCACTTGCCGCATGATCTACTGGGCAAGGTATCTAATCGCATCATCAATGAAGTGCGTGGTATTAATCGCGTGGTCTACGACATTAGCGGAAAACCGCCGGCAACTATCGAGTGGGAGTGA
- a CDS encoding Phosphoenolpyruvate synthase: MSNQQQQSNDVANAYVLPFEQLRMTDVESVGGKNASLGEMISQLSSTGVRVPTGFATTSLAFRDFLEHNNLTERIQKRLENLNIDDVRALAEAGKEIRGWIEAAPFQPRLDEEIRTSFKKLDDSGKGSFAVRSSATAEDLPDASFAGQQETFLNVEGIDDVLKKIREVFASLYNDRAISYRVHKGFAHAEVALSAGIQRMVRSDLGAAGVMFTLDTESGFEDVVFITSSYGLGETVVQGAVNPDEFYVFKTTLAQDKKAIIRRSLGSKLIQMQFAPAGSAEKVMTVDVAPEKRNRFSLEDADITELAKYAVIIEKHYGRPMDIEWGKDGQDGRIYILQARPETVKSQAAGQVEMRYKLKGTSKVLAKGRAIGQKIGAGPVRVIRDPSEMDRVQPGDVLVADMTDPNWEPVMKRASAIVTNRGGRTCHAAIIARELGVPAVVGCGDATEHLQDGMMVTVSCAEGDEGHIYDGLIETEVTEVSRGVLPEIPVKITMNIGNPQLAFDFCQIPNAGVGLARLEFIINNYIGVHPRAVLEYPNIDPDLKRAVESVARGYASPRQFYEDKLVEGVATIAAAFYPKPVIVRLSDFKSNEYKKLIGGSRYEPDEENPMLGFRGASRYVSADFGEAFALECAAMKRVREDMGLDNVEIMVPFVRTIKQAERVIDMMAKFGLKRGVNGLRLIMMCEIPSNAILADQFLEHFDGFSIGSNDMTQLTLGLDRDSGMELLAIDFDERDPAVEFMIARSIEACRKQNKYVGICGQGPSDHPDFARWLVAKGITSISLNPDSVVATWEMLGKKEA, translated from the coding sequence ATGTCCAACCAACAGCAACAAAGTAACGATGTAGCAAATGCCTATGTTTTGCCTTTTGAGCAACTCCGCATGACTGACGTTGAGTCAGTCGGCGGTAAAAATGCTTCACTTGGTGAAATGATTTCTCAGTTGTCCTCCACGGGTGTTCGTGTGCCTACTGGATTTGCAACTACCTCATTGGCGTTTCGTGATTTCTTAGAGCACAACAATTTGACCGAGCGCATTCAGAAGCGTTTGGAAAATCTCAATATTGATGATGTACGCGCTTTGGCTGAGGCCGGTAAAGAAATTCGTGGCTGGATTGAGGCTGCTCCGTTTCAACCACGTCTTGATGAAGAGATTCGTACATCGTTTAAAAAATTAGATGACTCTGGCAAAGGTTCTTTCGCAGTACGCTCTTCCGCAACCGCTGAAGACTTGCCTGACGCTTCATTTGCTGGACAACAAGAAACCTTCTTGAACGTTGAGGGTATTGACGATGTTCTGAAGAAGATTCGTGAAGTATTTGCTTCTTTGTACAACGATCGTGCGATTTCTTACCGCGTTCACAAGGGTTTTGCCCATGCTGAAGTAGCCTTATCTGCTGGTATCCAGCGTATGGTTCGTTCTGACCTAGGTGCTGCTGGCGTCATGTTCACTCTGGATACTGAATCCGGCTTCGAAGATGTAGTCTTTATCACTTCTAGCTATGGTTTAGGTGAGACGGTAGTGCAGGGTGCGGTGAACCCAGATGAGTTCTATGTCTTTAAGACAACTTTGGCGCAAGATAAAAAGGCGATTATTCGTCGCTCTTTAGGTTCCAAGTTGATTCAGATGCAATTCGCCCCAGCAGGTTCAGCTGAGAAGGTGATGACTGTAGATGTTGCCCCAGAAAAGCGCAATCGTTTTTCATTGGAAGATGCAGACATCACTGAATTAGCAAAATATGCTGTCATCATTGAGAAGCACTACGGTCGTCCAATGGATATCGAGTGGGGTAAAGATGGTCAAGATGGCCGTATTTACATCCTGCAAGCACGACCAGAGACGGTGAAGAGTCAGGCTGCTGGTCAAGTAGAGATGCGTTACAAGCTTAAGGGTACATCTAAGGTTCTCGCCAAAGGTCGTGCGATTGGTCAAAAGATTGGTGCAGGCCCGGTTCGCGTGATTCGTGATCCAAGCGAGATGGACCGTGTACAGCCGGGCGACGTATTGGTTGCTGATATGACTGACCCTAACTGGGAGCCAGTCATGAAGCGCGCTTCTGCGATTGTGACTAATCGTGGTGGCCGTACTTGTCACGCAGCGATTATTGCTCGTGAGTTGGGCGTTCCTGCAGTGGTGGGTTGCGGCGATGCGACTGAGCATTTGCAAGATGGCATGATGGTGACGGTCTCTTGCGCAGAGGGCGATGAAGGTCATATTTATGACGGCTTGATTGAAACCGAAGTGACTGAAGTATCTCGTGGTGTGTTGCCAGAGATTCCAGTCAAGATCACTATGAATATTGGTAACCCTCAATTGGCATTTGATTTCTGTCAAATCCCAAATGCTGGTGTTGGTCTTGCTCGTCTCGAGTTCATCATCAATAACTACATTGGTGTGCATCCACGTGCTGTATTGGAGTACCCAAACATTGATCCTGATCTCAAGCGTGCTGTTGAAAGCGTTGCTCGTGGATATGCAAGCCCACGTCAGTTCTATGAAGATAAATTGGTTGAGGGTGTAGCAACGATTGCTGCTGCTTTCTATCCAAAACCAGTGATCGTGCGCTTGTCTGACTTCAAGTCAAATGAGTACAAAAAACTCATTGGCGGTTCACGCTATGAGCCGGACGAAGAGAATCCAATGCTCGGTTTCCGTGGCGCATCCCGTTACGTGTCAGCAGATTTTGGCGAAGCCTTTGCATTAGAGTGCGCTGCGATGAAGCGTGTTCGTGAAGACATGGGCCTAGATAACGTCGAGATCATGGTGCCGTTTGTTCGTACCATTAAGCAAGCTGAACGCGTGATTGACATGATGGCGAAGTTTGGCCTAAAGCGCGGCGTCAATGGTTTGCGTTTGATCATGATGTGCGAGATCCCTTCCAATGCTATTTTGGCCGACCAATTCCTCGAGCATTTCGATGGATTCTCAATCGGCTCAAACGATATGACTCAATTAACACTGGGTCTAGATCGTGACTCAGGCATGGAATTGCTGGCAATTGACTTTGATGAGCGTGATCCTGCAGTTGAGTTCATGATTGCTCGCTCTATTGAGGCTTGCCGTAAGCAAAACAAATACGTTGGTATTTGCGGTCAAGGTCCTTCAGACCACCCAGACTTTGCTCGTTGGTTGGTTGCTAAGGGTATTACTTCGATCTCACTCAATCCGGATAGCGTAGTGGCTACTTGGGAAATGTTGGGTAAGAAAGAGGCGTAA
- the smpB gene encoding SsrA-binding protein codes for MSIVDNKKAFFDYFIEERFEAGLVLEGWEVKAIRAGRVHIKEAYVVIRRAELFLIGCHITPLLSASTHIVPDSTRTRKLLLNAIEIKKLIGKVEQKGYTLVPLNLHFSKGNVKCEIGLARGKKQHDKRAATKEREWEVQKGRIARGDLNA; via the coding sequence ATGAGTATCGTCGATAACAAAAAAGCCTTCTTCGATTATTTTATCGAGGAACGGTTCGAGGCAGGACTAGTTCTGGAAGGCTGGGAAGTAAAAGCCATCCGCGCTGGTCGAGTCCACATTAAAGAAGCGTATGTTGTCATCCGTCGGGCGGAGCTATTCCTGATCGGCTGTCATATCACCCCCCTGCTTTCGGCCTCCACTCATATCGTCCCAGACAGCACCCGTACCCGCAAACTTCTCCTCAATGCGATTGAGATTAAAAAACTCATCGGTAAAGTTGAGCAAAAAGGCTACACCCTCGTCCCATTGAATCTGCATTTCTCCAAAGGAAATGTGAAGTGTGAGATTGGACTGGCTCGGGGTAAGAAGCAGCATGACAAGCGTGCCGCAACCAAAGAACGTGAATGGGAAGTCCAAAAGGGACGGATTGCCAGGGGCGATCTCAACGCTTAA
- the ttdB gene encoding tartrate/fumarate subfamily Fe-S type hydro-lyase alpha subunit — translation MKKILQTPIKDEDLEALNIGDVVYLTGTLVTCRDVAHRRLIELGRELPVDLKGGAIFHAGPIVRQKEDGEYEMVSIGPTTSMRMEKFEKEFIKQTGVKLIVGKGGMGIETQEGCVENKAVHAIFPGGCAVLAATKVEKIEDAQWKDLGMPETLWVNRVKEFGPLIISIDTKGKNLIEENKKVFNAKKGPILSKINEKIRFIK, via the coding sequence GTGAAGAAAATTCTACAAACACCAATCAAAGACGAAGATTTAGAAGCATTAAACATCGGTGATGTGGTTTATCTCACTGGAACCTTGGTGACTTGTCGTGACGTTGCTCACCGTCGTTTAATCGAGTTGGGACGTGAGTTGCCAGTTGATCTTAAGGGCGGAGCAATTTTTCATGCTGGCCCGATTGTTCGTCAAAAGGAAGATGGCGAATACGAAATGGTTTCTATTGGACCAACAACATCCATGCGTATGGAAAAGTTTGAAAAAGAATTTATCAAACAAACAGGCGTTAAGTTGATTGTTGGTAAGGGTGGTATGGGTATCGAAACGCAAGAAGGTTGCGTTGAGAACAAGGCGGTTCACGCCATTTTCCCAGGAGGCTGTGCGGTATTAGCGGCAACTAAGGTTGAGAAAATTGAAGATGCTCAATGGAAAGACTTGGGGATGCCGGAAACGCTGTGGGTTAACCGGGTCAAAGAATTTGGTCCACTAATTATCTCAATTGATACTAAGGGTAAAAACTTGATTGAAGAAAATAAGAAAGTCTTCAATGCCAAGAAGGGCCCAATTCTGAGCAAGATTAACGAGAAAATTCGTTTTATTAAGTAA
- a CDS encoding Inosine-5'-monophosphate dehydrogenase, which produces MRLIQKALTFDDVLLVPAYSSVLPRDASLASKLTRDISLNTPLVSAAMDTVTEGRLAIAMASEGGIGIVHKNLKPAEQAREVAKVKRYESGILRDPITVGPDVTLRQVIQLSREHGFSGFPVLTGKEVVGIITNRDLRFEEDLDAPVKSKMTPRERLITVKEGCSLEEAKRLMSQHRLERVLVVNDKFELRGLITVKDILKATEHPNACKDSEGKLRVGAAVGVGPDNDERIELLVRAGVDVIVVDTAHGHSQGVLDRVKWVKKNYPHVQVIGGNIATGDAARALADHGADGVKVGIGPGSICTTRIVAGVGVPQISAIVNVAAALKGTGIPLIADGGVRYSGDVAKALAAGASSVMMGGMFAGTEEAPGEVFLYQGRSYKSYRGMGSLGAMADGSADRYFQSDISAANAEKLVPEGIEGQVPYKGSVLAILHQLTGGIRSSMGYLGCKTIDELHEKANFVEITSAGVRESHVHDVKITKEAPNYHID; this is translated from the coding sequence ATGCGACTCATTCAAAAAGCACTCACTTTTGACGATGTGCTCCTTGTACCGGCTTATTCTTCGGTACTCCCTCGAGATGCCAGCTTGGCAAGTAAGTTAACTCGAGATATTTCACTCAATACACCATTGGTGTCCGCAGCGATGGATACCGTCACTGAAGGCCGCTTGGCAATTGCCATGGCTAGCGAAGGTGGTATTGGTATTGTTCATAAAAATCTCAAGCCTGCAGAGCAGGCTAGGGAAGTAGCCAAGGTCAAACGTTACGAATCTGGCATTTTGCGTGATCCGATTACGGTGGGTCCGGATGTCACGCTACGTCAAGTCATTCAACTTTCTCGTGAGCATGGTTTCTCTGGATTCCCAGTGCTGACTGGTAAAGAGGTGGTGGGCATTATTACTAACCGTGACCTGCGCTTTGAAGAAGACTTGGACGCACCCGTGAAATCCAAGATGACTCCACGTGAGCGCTTGATCACGGTTAAAGAAGGCTGCTCCCTAGAAGAGGCGAAGCGTTTGATGAGTCAGCATCGCTTAGAGCGTGTGCTGGTAGTAAATGACAAGTTTGAATTGCGCGGCCTCATCACCGTTAAAGATATTTTAAAAGCCACTGAGCATCCAAATGCTTGTAAAGATAGCGAAGGTAAGCTGCGTGTTGGTGCTGCTGTCGGCGTAGGTCCTGATAACGATGAGCGCATTGAGCTTTTAGTTCGTGCAGGCGTTGATGTCATCGTAGTAGATACCGCTCACGGCCATAGCCAAGGCGTATTAGATCGCGTTAAGTGGGTCAAGAAAAATTACCCACACGTGCAAGTGATTGGCGGAAATATTGCTACTGGCGATGCCGCTAGAGCATTGGCTGATCATGGTGCTGATGGCGTTAAGGTGGGTATTGGCCCAGGCTCTATTTGTACAACCCGAATTGTTGCGGGTGTGGGTGTTCCTCAAATTAGCGCCATTGTGAATGTGGCTGCTGCACTTAAAGGCACAGGCATTCCTTTGATTGCTGATGGTGGCGTGCGTTACTCCGGTGACGTTGCTAAAGCTCTAGCTGCTGGCGCAAGTTCCGTCATGATGGGTGGCATGTTTGCTGGTACTGAAGAAGCTCCTGGTGAAGTGTTCCTATATCAAGGTCGTTCATACAAGAGCTATCGCGGTATGGGTTCTTTAGGCGCAATGGCCGATGGTTCTGCAGATCGTTACTTCCAAAGTGACATCAGCGCAGCGAATGCAGAGAAGCTCGTGCCAGAAGGTATTGAAGGTCAGGTGCCTTACAAAGGTAGCGTTCTTGCCATCTTGCATCAACTGACCGGTGGCATTCGTTCTTCAATGGGCTATCTTGGATGCAAGACGATTGATGAACTTCATGAAAAAGCGAATTTTGTGGAAATCACTTCAGCGGGTGTACGCGAGTCACACGTTCATGATGTGAAGATCACTAAGGAAGCCCCGAACTACCACATTGATTAA
- a CDS encoding Integrase, translating into MPTKKVKTNGTEIAVFEDAVIYKRGEYWHFRMWLAKERKYVRLSLNTTNLNTAKEELKKHYYELKAKEFAGVSHFSKTAKDGVEKYLAKREKNIGVNITKGRFSTIKTHLEHWLDYIKRDTKLKELGIGACEDYFKARQNGVGKKKSISQTTIENEQATINAMMKVLYKDGETNINGFEFTKLKRADRGDESLRRNSFTDDEVVAIRTELEKYITDAQQNINEKGNLVKAIAGYYLMISLMFGLRRGEQIQLEWRDYEEFEHKVAGEDYGLVKLTIRAETSKVNRTRRIVEKDIGFFADLFNLQYPRITAYQKTKEKDEQKKFGNTLIFSANGDTAISNRAIAYHFDKIMQLAEVDNLEKRNIVPYSFRHYYITSKVNSGLAPTSVSEIAGTSTTQIENTYYHTTDAKLIANAFAGYTLKDGLLIPT; encoded by the coding sequence ATGCCAACTAAAAAAGTTAAAACAAACGGAACTGAGATTGCTGTATTTGAAGACGCTGTTATTTACAAGCGTGGAGAGTATTGGCACTTTAGGATGTGGTTAGCTAAAGAGCGCAAATATGTACGCTTAAGTTTAAACACTACTAACTTAAACACAGCTAAAGAAGAGCTTAAAAAACACTATTACGAACTTAAGGCTAAGGAGTTTGCGGGAGTTTCGCACTTTAGCAAGACAGCTAAAGATGGTGTTGAGAAGTACTTGGCAAAGCGTGAAAAAAATATTGGTGTGAACATTACTAAAGGTAGATTTAGTACTATTAAGACGCACTTAGAACATTGGCTTGACTATATTAAGCGTGATACTAAGCTAAAAGAGTTGGGAATTGGTGCTTGTGAAGATTACTTTAAAGCAAGACAAAATGGGGTAGGTAAGAAAAAATCAATCAGTCAAACAACAATAGAAAACGAGCAAGCTACGATTAACGCAATGATGAAGGTGCTGTACAAAGACGGTGAAACTAATATAAATGGCTTTGAATTTACGAAACTAAAGCGTGCTGATAGAGGTGATGAAAGTTTAAGGCGTAATAGCTTTACAGACGATGAAGTAGTGGCTATAAGAACTGAATTAGAAAAATACATAACAGACGCACAGCAAAACATTAATGAAAAAGGTAACTTAGTTAAAGCTATTGCTGGTTACTACTTAATGATAAGTTTAATGTTTGGTTTGCGTAGAGGTGAGCAGATACAGTTAGAGTGGCGAGATTATGAGGAGTTTGAGCATAAGGTAGCTGGCGAAGATTATGGATTGGTTAAGTTAACGATTAGGGCTGAAACAAGCAAGGTTAATAGAACACGTAGGATTGTTGAAAAAGATATTGGTTTTTTTGCAGACTTATTCAACTTGCAATATCCACGCATAACAGCCTACCAAAAAACAAAAGAAAAAGATGAGCAGAAGAAGTTTGGCAATACGTTAATTTTTAGTGCTAATGGAGATACAGCAATAAGTAACCGTGCAATCGCTTATCACTTTGACAAGATAATGCAATTGGCAGAAGTTGATAATTTAGAGAAACGCAACATAGTGCCGTATAGCTTTAGACACTATTACATTACAAGTAAAGTTAACAGTGGCTTAGCACCAACATCAGTATCGGAAATTGCTGGAACAAGTACTACGCAAATAGAAAATACGTACTATCACACAACAGACGCTAAGCTAATTGCTAATGCGTTTGCAGGATATACACTTAAAGACGGCTTGCTTATCCCAACCTAA
- a CDS encoding transglutaminase domain-containing protein — protein MHLKIRHRTEYRYEMPVRYSIQELRLTPPDVAGQTIEKWKVSTPIKASTSLDAFGNLYSVFVQESSYTSMMIEAEGDVHTQDAFEFIDEPKAVSPYHLLQQTNLTEPTAEMLAYFSASLPKTNSIDEVLELAAAVQGTILYFPGQTNSATTAAQSFAMKSGVCQDHAHIMLGLCRASGIPARYVSGYFFAEDSPNLASHAWIDFCADIDKGLWLSIDITNACFTDARHVRLAIGRDYYSAAPVKGVRSGGGGEELSASISITEVK, from the coding sequence ATGCACCTGAAGATTCGTCACCGCACAGAGTACCGCTATGAAATGCCAGTGCGTTACTCCATTCAAGAGTTACGTCTCACGCCTCCCGATGTCGCTGGTCAGACTATTGAAAAGTGGAAAGTCAGTACACCGATTAAGGCAAGCACTTCACTTGATGCCTTTGGAAATTTGTATAGCGTTTTTGTTCAAGAGAGTTCCTACACCTCAATGATGATTGAGGCTGAGGGTGATGTTCATACTCAAGATGCTTTTGAGTTTATTGATGAGCCCAAGGCAGTTTCTCCCTATCACCTCCTACAGCAAACCAATTTAACTGAACCGACCGCAGAAATGCTGGCGTATTTTTCAGCCTCTCTACCAAAGACAAACTCGATTGATGAGGTTCTAGAGTTGGCAGCAGCAGTTCAAGGAACTATTCTGTATTTCCCGGGACAAACCAATTCCGCAACCACCGCTGCTCAATCTTTTGCCATGAAATCCGGTGTTTGTCAGGACCATGCACACATCATGCTTGGCCTGTGCCGCGCGTCGGGTATCCCGGCACGTTACGTCAGTGGATACTTTTTTGCCGAGGATTCACCAAACCTAGCAAGCCATGCTTGGATTGATTTCTGTGCGGATATTGATAAAGGGCTTTGGCTCAGTATCGATATTACGAATGCCTGCTTTACTGATGCCCGCCATGTACGCCTCGCAATTGGCAGAGATTACTACTCAGCAGCGCCGGTTAAAGGGGTTCGCTCCGGCGGAGGTGGCGAAGAGTTAAGCGCTAGCATCTCGATTACCGAAGTAAAGTAA
- a CDS encoding Putative phosphotransferase codes for MSTQTRIVFIVSDGTGITAENFSQSILAQFEATFKHIRVPFVDSPEKAHDAVSSINQAASKYGVQPIVFTTLVNPELNQIVGKANGLILDMFQTFVAPLEQALGVKSTHAMNRLHHNADTEAYKNRIEAINYSLAHDDGQSNRNLAEADVILVGISRVGKTPTSLYLAMQYGMKAANYPLIPEDFERGQLPKDLIPYRNKIFGLMIDAERLSEIRNERRPGSNYAKLENCRYEINEATAMMKKESIPWVATTSKSIEEIATTVLQSIKSDKTILG; via the coding sequence ATGTCTACCCAAACCCGCATTGTTTTTATCGTGTCTGATGGCACCGGTATTACCGCCGAGAACTTCAGCCAATCGATTTTGGCCCAATTTGAGGCCACTTTTAAGCACATTCGGGTGCCTTTTGTGGATAGCCCAGAAAAAGCTCATGACGCCGTTTCTAGCATCAATCAGGCAGCCTCTAAATATGGGGTTCAGCCCATCGTTTTCACCACTTTGGTGAATCCCGAGCTCAACCAGATTGTCGGCAAGGCTAATGGCTTGATTTTGGACATGTTCCAGACTTTTGTGGCGCCCTTGGAGCAAGCTCTGGGGGTCAAATCGACCCATGCCATGAACCGCTTGCACCATAACGCAGATACTGAGGCCTACAAAAACCGTATCGAGGCAATTAATTACTCTCTAGCTCATGATGATGGACAGTCAAATCGGAACCTTGCTGAAGCTGATGTCATTCTGGTTGGCATATCTCGCGTAGGCAAGACACCAACTAGCCTATACCTGGCAATGCAATACGGTATGAAAGCAGCTAACTACCCTCTGATACCGGAAGACTTTGAACGTGGGCAGTTGCCAAAGGATTTAATTCCCTATCGCAATAAGATTTTTGGCTTGATGATTGATGCTGAACGTTTATCCGAGATTCGTAACGAGCGGCGCCCTGGTAGTAACTATGCCAAGTTAGAAAACTGCCGCTATGAAATTAATGAAGCCACCGCCATGATGAAAAAAGAATCTATCCCCTGGGTGGCTACCACCAGCAAATCCATTGAAGAGATTGCTACAACTGTATTGCAATCTATCAAGTCGGATAAAACAATACTAGGTTAG